A segment of the Trifolium pratense cultivar HEN17-A07 linkage group LG7, ARS_RC_1.1, whole genome shotgun sequence genome:
TGTAGAGTATATATACTTTTTGCCTTCTTTGCATTATATTTTCCTAAGAAAAGTAGAAATGTCACTAGTGTACCATTTAAGTTGTTGGACGACTTAAATTTGCTTGAAACGTATAATTGGGGTCAAGCGGTGTATGAAGATTTGGTCGAAAGCATAAACACCGCGGCTGCCAAATACGCTCAAAGTGGAGGAGACCCGGGTAAAGAAATAACTCTTTCGGGTTGTTCTGCCATTTTACAGGTACAGATAATTGAGTTTGTTGGTTTAAttgtataaatttataaattatttatgatttggtgtgtgatattttattttattttgatatagaTATGGGTGGTTGAGAAACTACAATTGTGTGACATATCAGCAAAGTGTTTTCCACGTATTAATAAGTGGACAACACTTCCATATCACGGTAACGAAATGCAAAATATATTTGCAAATGCAAAGGTTAGCACTCACATTGTATATTAATGCATGTgtatgcttttataaaaaaaatttcactttGTTTTCGACTAATCAAGTTTGTTTAATGTGATTAGTTGGTTGAGGATTTGGTTCCAACCGAAGAAGACCAACAATTCAATGTGTTGCTGAAGCCGTTCGACAGTCTGAATTTATGCATGCAGATGATGTTGTCACCGGCTTTTATGCATGATGAAGATGTGTGagcaagatgaagatgaagatgaatcGATGAAGGTGGAGATTGTTTTTGGAAGAATAAGAGAAGTGAGAAGGAAAACGATGAAGGAACGATGAAGGTTGCGATGAGAAGTGAAGGTTCTCTCTCGCGTGGTTCTGTGTTTGAGCAATtgagaaggaaagaaaaaaatgaaaataaaaatactaaaggTATACTGAAAAGCAATTGACCATTATACCctttatttgttgtatttttgtttgcaTTTTGTGTCCCAATAGCATTTCTGTTGGTATTTAACTTAGTTTCATGGTAACCAGTATCCCCGAGGGTACTAGTTAAGAATATCAAAATGAGTaatttttgtattgaaaaaagtattttttatacttataaaaagtagATTACATAATTTCCAATACATTCATACCTTATTTAGCTGCTTAACCAGTGCTCAAgaggcactagttagcattttcctttaactTAATTCAATCACTCAAAGACGGTTTCCACCCCACATGCACAACCACAGTCCACTCGTACCTTCTCAACAACCACCATATTAATTTTGACAACTTCCTTATACTCTCTAACCCAATTTAAAAAGAAACCAAGAGGTTGCGAAGACCTCACAAAATTCTCATCATGGTTTTCTTGATTCCGCCATCTTTATAATAACATGTGGCACGATGTTAATAAAATTCTCACAAAATTGTGTGATATTATTGTTCAAGTGACTCCATATCAATACATTTAAAGTTGTTAGAAAATAGATGTTAACAGAGGGATCAACTTAAAAAACGTTTAGCAAAAACATatagtaattaaaattattaaagaagTGAGAGATCTATTTAAAAAGTAAGTTACATAAACAAAGATCAGTTTAGTGGTTTATTCAATTGTTGTTTCTACAAAAACATACATAATAggttaatataatatttttattttagcaaaATTGCATAGttcattgttttaaaaaaatagacatAGCTTTACAACATTTTTCTGGATTCGAACGCATCTTTGTGTATGCAAAGATTACACTCCAAGGCTGAACTATTACAATATATGTGTTAAACAATGAAccttatataaatataatgtatattcattaattcaaaaaatgttgttttttttacacCAATTTGCATGATTTTATCTATAACTAGTGttgttttagaagaaaaaaaagatcagATTATAATTAGAGTATGTTGTTTTAGAAGTATATATTGAGAGTGACGGGATGATTCATAGACATAGTAAAGGTAAGAAGACTTAAATTGGTTGCAATCGAAGTTGATGGGTACTTGTAAATATTGAGACGCTCAATTATGTAAGATACATGAAGTGAGAGGGACAAATGTTGTAGCATAACATATTTGAGTCCTTATGGTGAAGGAATATATGAGCTCGATGCAGAGTCGTTGTCATTGATAGAGAGACAAAATTATAGGGTTTTTCTCATCAATAGTGAGAGGAATTCAAGACCGTTAACGTTTTGATTAGCCATTAATTAAGACCTTGATTTATGTTGCATACGTTACGAGCGTAGTCTACTTGTAACCGTTGTGATCCATTGAACATGTGAATCATCTAAATGGACCAATCAAACTCATGTGTTTAGGCATCAAGCGTATAGTGAGTACGGGCCTTAGGCCCTTAGCCCATGACAAACTTAAAACTTTGGTTTCAAAATTTGTCTTAAATTTGATCTTATATGATTATAAAGTGGTGGTCAACGTCCCACATCAATATTGAAGTTGTTGGCACCCACGCCACAACATATTTTCTGCGCTAACAAATTGAGTTGTATTTATAgaaacaatatataattttgaagttattaattattagtagttctattttgaaaattatactTGTAAATTagaaaaggcaaaagaaaataatataccGTGAAATCCACGTTTTCCATCATATAATGTAAGGGTAGTTATCCAAACAGCTGGAAGTGTCATATAGTCAATCTACCACTCCCATTTTAGCCCGCAACTCCCAAAGACACCGAATCTGCCGTCTTACCAACCACAGTAAAACCTCCTCATCACAAATCCCACACCGCCACGTATCAATAAGTGTAAAGATAATTTTCACGTGACAGATCAGCACGGTAACAAAATCACAACGTGGCAGAACATGAGACTACACTGCCACATGCACCAAAACGCTAGCTAATTGTAACGATTGGGAATGAAATGAATATTGTTCATTTCATTTTCAACCAggaattaattttttctaatttcatACGTAAATTAAAAAAGAGCACAAATGTATAAGACCATTACTTGGGATATTGTATGTATAGATGAATACACAACTCTAATCCTCTTCATAGATCAAGTACAATATCCGAAAGAATCGTAAATAAATCTTAGAGAGCCAATTAAGGCTCTGAAATGTACCAAACGTTACTTGGGATATTTCATTTTCCCGGCCAAATTCAGTGGGAGAAGGAGCGATAATTGTTCCTTTCACAACCTTCCAAAAATCAATACCATTGCTTCATACGGTAATTAACATTTAATTTCTCAATAATCTTCGGTTACACTTAAATATATCATCATCACATTATTATCACgttataaaatttgaatatttgaaaGCATATAATAATATTAGCCTAATATTTGGTGGTGAAAAAACAAGGGTACGTTAACGTGTTGATGGCGTCGAATGAAACGGCGACGGTGAAGTGCTACTGTTGCGGGTTAATGGAGGAGTGTGCGCCGTCATACATTAACCATGTTCGTGAGAGTTATCATGGCCGTTGGATTTGTGGATTATGTGCTGAAGCAGTCAAAGAAGAGTCATTGAAATCTATTAGCACTGATGAAGCGCTTAAGCGACACATGAATTTGATCAGAACTTCAACTTCAAGTCCTCCTAATAAACCAACACTTGATTTGATTCTTGCTGTTAAACATCTTCTTTTTCGGTCTTTGGATTCTCCGAGGAAACAATCTTTGAGTTATCAAACGGTTGGTAGATCGCGTAGTTGTTTTTCGACTGTGAATGGAACGGCTCAGGCAGAGACACAACCACATGCTAGGATTGTGCAAGGAAGAGAGATTGGTTAGGTTAATGTTTAATTATACTAATCCTAGTTTAAGTTTTTCTAATGAAAGATCAGTGacatgttttgtttttgttaatttgGTTGTGTTTCTATTTGTGACATTTATGATTGAATAATGAATGATTGTTTGTAGGACTCTTCCTTCCTTGACTTCAATTACATGTTctatttgattatttattactacaattgaattttgttttgttatagaATTATTAGGTTTCTTTCATAtattttaagtttgttattaatttaatttgcaCAATTGTGTGTTCAGAACTTGTTGAGTAATTAGTTGATTTTGATTATGTATGGATGTTGAAGATTAATTTTCtgtctaactttttttttctgatATATACACAACTATTGCATATATGTACACGATATATATACTCCAAtctcaaatataaacaaaaataaaatgaaaaataaattcttgGATTTTACCTAAATTTACCAAATGCGTCAAAGAAAGttaatctaatttttatttatattttaagaccGAAAGGATAATACACATGTGATCATGTCAAAGATTAACATTTGCTAATCAACCAAATACAGAAACATCGTTGGAAATTATgtatcctaattttttttccattctaTACTTTTACGACATGTGTTAGTGAGAccctttttaaatttaaaacttgAACCTTAGGGTATGACAATGCATTTTCAAAATTCAGTCACtacaaacataattttttaaaaaaaactctgTATCCGGTTTAATGATCGTCTAATTTGAGAAGACTAATCTCACTGTTCACTTGTGGAGACCCATTTAAAGCTAGAGTTTTTGTCCTGTATGgactagcccaccgaaattgacaTCAAACATAATTGAACCTAAAACTTTGAGAAGAACATACTCCAAGTTTCAAAGTCTAACGCCACTAGATTAATTCAAGTGGGTTCTACTAACATAATTGAATTGTCAAATTTGAAAATGGAGTCACTATGTTATAACCCagagaagaaattaattaaCCTTACAATGATGTATATTAGTCCATCTCTATACATCCAAATGTGTTGTCAATGCAAAGGATTCTTATAGCTAAGCAAGCTAAACAACAAAGAAAGTTTTCTTATAAATTTTTCCTTCATAttattagggatggcaatgggtagggtatgggtagggtactatagtacccatccccatacccgcggattgaaaaaatacccgtacccatccccatacccgcgtgggtaacaacttttgcccccatccccataccctatgggtacctaggtacccatacccgtaaccgttacccgcatttttactaaaattaaattgatcaattataaaatatcatataattttaatagaattaaaaaaatttcaaagattttaatattgactaatgaaaattataaacaaaattattactaactttatgttaaagttcatatttatgttaaatattcacattatttttatattatgttataaataaatatttttattaaaaatatgtaatagtttagtagagttgtattgttttaaattgatttacatatattataatataataatataaataaaataaataaatatatattatgcgggtatggggcgagttgggtactaaggtacccgtacccgcacccatacccgttcatttttgcgggtaattacccatacccgtgcccgtacccaaaatgcgggtttttaccctacccgttgtgggtaatttttgcgggtaccctctgggtatgggtcaaattgccatccctacatATTATTAAGAATTTGTCCTCAAATCAATTGAGTGAGTTGGTTCACTTGGTTGTTACGGAGGAGAAAATGTTGATATTGAAAGATGGAAATCTACAAAGTTAAGCCACGCAATTGCTGGATTTGTCGAGGCATAATATCTGCAGTGTAANNNNNNNNNNNNNNNNNNNNNNNNNNNNNNNNNNNNNNNNNNNNNNNNNNtagggatgacaaaaaaacccaaacccgagagacccacctgaacccaaacccaagtcaacgggcgaaacccgatttgactgggtttgggtttgggttcgggtgacacccgataatatgggtgtgggtttggtatcagtcaaacccacacccgaaacccatacacccacccgaaatattttataattacctaattacccccatagtctccctcaattttcttggaagaccttaaattttagttgtaatttaatttcttgaaagtctatgttgtaatttcttgaaagtctatgtttgaattttcttggaagaccttaattttagttgtaatttaattcaaagtctatgttgaaatttaatttcttaaattttcaaattattttcaaatgtgctgcgggtttaggtttgggtggaaaaaacccgaacccaatgggtgtgagcgtgagtgttgttttgccacccgaacagcctttgggtttgggtttgggtttgagtGATGATTTCGAGTGTGGGTTTgataagtgtcaaacccgcacccatgggcgcccgttgtcATCCCTATATCCAACTCCTTATCATTTAGCTGTCTTTCTTTACCGCTGCTACTATTTTTTGGCGGCCGGAGCAGGAAGGCCTGAACATGTCGTCTATGAAACCTCAAAGATGCTGCTTACCTTCGCTCCATTGATGAAGAGCATGGGGAAATAGTGCTTTCACTGCTTTGTAAGGATATGGATTATGGGGTCCATTTGCAGTTTAAAgttatagaagttttatctccaTTAGGACCATTATGATAAGGGTGGTGATGCTATTGTGAACCCTTTTGAGAATATATGATCAGAgcgataaaaattaaaaaggataaaaaaataaattagtataAGATTTTTCTCTGTCTTTATTACTCActctagtccttaatataagaaagagttcactttttagatacattgaaagattgatgtatctagtctataatatttagatacatcaatattttaatgtatctaaaaggtgaactttttcttatattaaagatcgGAGAGAATACTTGTTAGTACATAGGCGGTCGAGAAGATTAAACGAGTTTCTTGACAATGACTATTGGCAAAGAAATCTCGTAATTCGTTCTTGTATTATGAATGTTGTGTCAATCCTCTTTATTGCTTAACTTGTTAAAAGTGTATAGTTTTATCGAATAAAAACAAGATTTTAGTACAAAGAGaaggaaaaccaaaaaaacaaagtaaagaaatacaaaagaaaagaacaccAACAATACCACATTGTCACCGAGCCACCACAAAAATCCCCGCAAAAGACCGTGAAGGATAAGAGAAAACCCGTGAACGACGACAAAAAAACCGAGACAGAGACCTCTCACCTAAACCTCAAAAGAACCAGATAAAACAGCTCAACCACCCCTTATCGGACCCAACACAGGAGATGATGCTTTTTAAATTCATCGAATTTTTAATGTACTttgtctatattatagactaaatatattatattcccaataaatctaaaaacaaactttctcttatattaaggaccggatgATGTACCATACGCCGAAAATATTAATGAAATTAATTACAGTCCATACTTGAATCTTCAAATAACAAAAACACTAACCAAAACAATCAGTAAAAATATCCCCCTAAAATTACTACTTACTAGTACTAATGTACTAGACAGTCAAGCACATTCGTGTAGTACAAGTAAGTACTACCAATTATTCTAtggtaaaaatttaaaaagtactACCAATTTGTTTTATTTACGAAATTCCATAAATAACCTTGGATAAAATGTTAGCACACCAGGTAAAGACAAATCGAGGAAGGTGGAATCAatgtaaaaaaatgttaaaaagacAGAACTTGAGGGCATTTTGGGAATAAAATTAGCGTACATAGGAAGCAACGCAAAACAAGTAGTACAACAACATAAGATTGAATAGAAAGATAAAGAAATAGAAGCTTCGTTTTTTGGTTGAACTGAAActcattcaacaaaaaaaaaaaatctcaaacttcgtttagaaaaaaaaaaaaaaaactcagcgAAGATGATGCACATGACCTTCTACTGGAGCAAACAAGTGACTCTCCTTTTCGATTCATGGAAAACCGATTCATGGACGAGTTATGCAC
Coding sequences within it:
- the LOC123895749 gene encoding uncharacterized protein LOC123895749, with amino-acid sequence MASNETATVKCYCCGLMEECAPSYINHVRESYHGRWICGLCAEAVKEESLKSISTDEALKRHMNLIRTSTSSPPNKPTLDLILAVKHLLFRSLDSPRKQSLSYQTVGRSRSCFSTVNGTAQAETQPHARIVQGREIG
- the LOC123895748 gene encoding uncharacterized protein LOC123895748, which produces MRIKNTLNHLNKLIDYNSNLNEAQKNRLRQTPFKWVVDMTDHIKVSGPLLEELLGRWDSISHGFRVGCKTVAFAPADVCIALGLQIVGTTVPVPLNDNSDCRVKSLFNGEDVTIDSILQKLNVLNTEQDIEDFCRVYILFAFFALYFPKKSRNVTSVPFKLLDDLNLLETYNWGQAVYEDLVESINTAAAKYAQSGGDPGKEITLSGCSAILQIWVVEKLQLCDISAKCFPRINKWTTLPYHGNEMQNIFANAKLVEDLVPTEEDQQFNVLLKPFDSLNLCMQMMLSPAFMHDEDV